In Treponema primitia ZAS-2, a genomic segment contains:
- a CDS encoding S1C family serine protease, which yields MGLWNNKKIAAILILAGTGLFICSCVSEARAEKRLSPMVSTGALRLNDIEQYASSEPARAIHLIGTYRTVYGEDSPHPEQDLALNERLGILEGLAIQNLKDAQTLAISEKRWEDAASLARSLGSLGIAVENTGMEPDFLLEDGKEKLAAGDNLAAFLSAARSHVLKPLDAENALLFLQRAAELKQRRAANFFLSIIESQGGSFPKELGLFAKGQDSASDMIKGVVTVLVNRGYRIQRGMGSPDWVLGSAFFVDSSGLMITNYHVIASEVDPSYEGYSRMYIRLGDSTSPRIPAKVIGWDKALDLALIKAEVKPEYVFSLVDWVIPQVGDTVLAIGSPGGLEKTVTRGIVSALGRRFLQIGDVIQIDAAVNHGNSGGPVVDTEGRLVGIVFAGVEQYQGLNFAVPAERLAAALPALIAGGKAQRPWFGLAISETAQGAEIIYVAPFTPAAEQQVTEGSFIKSINGEEVRAPQGALIPALQDRLFPGRPGELVSLETSDGKHRVLQTTVRPEIPLAEAAKKDSRERMAAALFGLILTPSLNRGIAPAYLVKKVVRGSIADEAGLSEQDPVSIRGFKIEESDGYALLDINVKKRRMGYMETYMRLPAMLDSPDTL from the coding sequence ATGGGTTTATGGAACAATAAAAAAATCGCAGCTATCCTGATCCTTGCGGGGACCGGCTTGTTTATATGCTCCTGTGTCTCAGAAGCCCGGGCGGAAAAACGGCTTAGCCCCATGGTATCAACCGGGGCATTGCGTCTTAATGATATAGAACAATACGCTTCCTCAGAGCCGGCCCGAGCCATTCACCTTATCGGGACCTACCGAACCGTTTACGGGGAAGATAGCCCCCACCCGGAGCAGGATCTGGCCCTGAATGAACGGCTCGGGATACTGGAAGGGCTGGCGATACAAAACCTGAAGGACGCCCAAACCCTGGCGATCAGTGAAAAACGCTGGGAAGACGCGGCTTCCCTGGCCCGCTCCCTGGGGAGCCTGGGTATTGCCGTGGAAAACACCGGGATGGAACCGGACTTCCTCCTGGAAGACGGGAAGGAAAAACTTGCCGCTGGGGACAATCTGGCGGCCTTCCTCAGCGCGGCCCGTTCCCATGTCCTGAAACCCCTGGACGCCGAAAACGCATTACTGTTCCTGCAGCGGGCGGCGGAGCTGAAACAGCGGAGGGCGGCGAACTTCTTCCTTTCGATTATCGAAAGCCAGGGGGGAAGCTTCCCTAAAGAATTGGGGCTTTTCGCCAAAGGCCAGGACTCTGCCTCGGATATGATCAAAGGGGTGGTCACGGTGCTGGTAAACCGGGGCTACCGGATTCAGCGGGGCATGGGTTCCCCGGACTGGGTCCTGGGTTCCGCTTTCTTTGTGGATTCTTCAGGGCTGATGATCACCAACTACCATGTTATCGCCAGCGAGGTGGACCCCAGCTACGAGGGGTATTCACGGATGTATATACGTTTGGGAGACTCTACAAGCCCCCGTATCCCCGCCAAGGTAATAGGCTGGGACAAGGCCCTGGACCTGGCGCTGATCAAAGCTGAGGTGAAACCGGAATATGTCTTTTCCCTGGTGGACTGGGTAATTCCCCAGGTGGGGGATACGGTGCTGGCCATCGGCTCGCCCGGGGGGCTGGAAAAGACCGTCACCCGGGGTATTGTGTCCGCATTGGGCCGGCGTTTCCTCCAGATCGGGGACGTGATCCAAATAGATGCTGCGGTGAACCACGGCAATTCCGGGGGCCCGGTGGTTGATACCGAAGGCCGCCTGGTAGGCATAGTGTTTGCCGGGGTAGAGCAGTACCAGGGGCTCAACTTTGCAGTCCCTGCAGAACGGCTAGCTGCAGCCCTGCCGGCCCTGATCGCCGGAGGCAAAGCCCAGCGGCCCTGGTTCGGCCTTGCCATAAGCGAAACCGCCCAAGGGGCAGAGATTATCTATGTGGCCCCCTTTACCCCAGCGGCGGAACAACAGGTTACCGAGGGAAGCTTCATCAAATCCATTAACGGCGAGGAAGTCAGGGCCCCCCAGGGCGCCCTGATCCCCGCATTACAGGACCGGCTTTTTCCGGGCCGCCCGGGGGAGCTGGTATCCCTGGAAACCTCAGACGGGAAACACCGGGTTCTCCAAACCACGGTTCGCCCGGAGATTCCCCTGGCGGAAGCCGCCAAAAAGGACAGCCGGGAACGTATGGCCGCAGCCCTGTTCGGCCTCATCCTGACCCCTTCCCTGAACAGGGGCATCGCCCCGGCCTACCTGGTAAAAAAAGTTGTTCGGGGTTCCATCGCCGACGAAGCCGGGCTTTCAGAACAGGACCCGGTATCCATCCGGGGCTTCAAGATCGAGGAAAGCGACGGCTATGCCCTGCTGGATATCAATGTAAAGAAACGCCGCATGGGCTACATGGAAACCTATATGCGCCTTCCAGCCATGCTGGATTCCCCGGATACTTTGTAA